One genomic segment of Candidatus Fukatsuia endosymbiont of Tuberolachnus salignus includes these proteins:
- a CDS encoding DUF1799 domain-containing protein, with amino-acid sequence MWPSFLVMRAMSTQWRTGMAGPTGLDYGCLLHVMTLLGVEPRATVFDDIRTLKSIALSLIHKRHST; translated from the coding sequence ATCTGGCCGTCTTTCCTCGTCATGCGGGCGATGTCGACCCAATGGCGCACGGGGATGGCGGGTCCGACTGGCCTGGATTATGGCTGCCTACTCCACGTGATGACTCTACTAGGCGTAGAACCCCGCGCAACCGTTTTTGACGATATCCGCACCCTGAAAAGTATCGCCTTGTCCCTTATTCACAAGAGGCATTCAACATGA